The window TGAGAAACAGGATCTGACATGTGATAGTCCAGACCCCATTAACAGCCATGGCAATACCGATTGCTGAAGCCTGTAACGACAGAATGATATCAATAAAGTTCTGCCCTATTCGAGATATACGACCACTCCTTTGGCTGCATTTACTCACAGACATGCCCAACCCGCTACATAAGACAAATCAGTCATCAGTATCCTTTGTACTTCTTAGAACCTAGATGGCATACTGATTTCTGTCAAATAAAAACAATAGCACTGCTGCGTTCCAAGCTCCTTGGACAAATCTGGCCGTGAAGTTCCGTAAGTCATCCCAGAATTGATAATGGGATCTGAAAAGGAGCTTACGAATTCAAGAAAACAGTAGCAGTCATGATTTTGACTTTCTTGAATCTCATTAGTTCCCAGAATCCCCACCTGGTTATCTTTGCTTGTTCAACATTTTCGTTCACCAGTTTGATTCCCGTCCTCAGTTCAAGGAAATCCCTGGTATCGGAATCTACTAGCGTTTCCGTCTCGGACGTCAAAGACGCCATTGAAACTTGCCTTTGATGGTGAGAGGTTCTGTtaaaagaaaaaggaatTGCCCAAGATAGCCGCCGCGATAGACCGCTCTCGTTAAAGAGTGTGGAAGATAGAGAGATTGGGGGAATTGACAAGCCTGGTAGCGATTCTGAAtaaaagaagagagaaaatAGAATACCTAGAACTGTTAACCCAGCTCCGACTAGGCACGCTAAAAGTGGGTCAGACTAAAATATTATTAGAGCTGAATGTACACGAACGAAAAAGATATGGATAACTTTGAAACAGATATACCGAGCCGAACCACTCGGGAAATCTTTCAAAAGGATGGGACAGCAAACCGCCCATGGCATTCCTATTTGAATACATGTGGTTAGCGAGATTGTCGACTGTCGATCATCGCAATTACCCGATCATAGAGCCTACCGTCCAGGTAAGTCCGTACATCGCAAAGGCCTCTGTTGAATTGCTCTCGTCGGTGATATCACCAATGGCTGCTTTCACCACCTAGCGGCCCATTATTACAATTCAAGACCTTAACGATAATCTCCACGACTCACTGCAACATTGCCGTTGAGTGCTCCACTCAGACTTCTGAAGAGAATCATCATCCAGAAGGAACTGGATAGACCGCTAACATTTGAACTGAGTGCAATCCTTGATGATCTCCATCCCTTGCTGGAAGCTTACAACAAAGATCCAGAGATAGTGACCCCGGTCAATCCCAGCAGTAGAACAGGTTTTCGTCCTATACGACTATAAACTGTGAGCTAAGTCCTTATCTCGCATAGATGAAAACCTACTCTGACAACTGCGCCCAATGATACACCGTAAAAAATTGAACAAAGGCGAAAACTGATTCCTAAAACGAAATGAGATTGACATGCACCGGCCTCCCGCCAGAGAAGCTATGTCTGACCTCAAAGACTCACCACTAAGCCTGAATAGAATCCAACGCGATCAGGATTATCTGTGACTTGCAGTTCCTCCACCATTTGGTTGATGAACGGGAAGATCACCGTGTAAGAAACTGTTACATAAAAAGTTAGGCGTACATCCACCACTGATTATGGGAAAGGCCGATACTTACTTGGTTCAGCTAGTCTCACAACCATAAGCACTACAATTTGAGTGACAGGTAAGGGGGTAGAACCGTCCCTAGAATTTGCTAGCTTCAACATCTTCCCCATGCCCAACTGCTGCTCTAGAAAGATATGAAATTTATTGAAGAGGGAGTCAAAACAAGTGCGTATCGATATCGCAGTGTCGTGATTTTGAACAAAATGGGAATATATCTAGTAATGATAGGCTTAACAAAAGCGACTGTATTTTGCAGGGGGCTGATCCTAATTATCAGTAAAGGAAATTGTAGTATTTGATGACCTATTATGGTCCAGACAAGTAGCGACTATGTTTGTATGTGCAATCGCTTCTTGATGATGGCTTGTAAAGATATAACTTCTGCCGATAGTCAACCATTTGCTAATCGATCATTCTTGAGGTAGACGTACTCTCAAGACCTACATTACAATACAGACTCTTACATTTGAGCTGACTCAATAAATTGAAAAAAAAGGCGTCCGAAAGTTACAGAAGGGTGGGGGGGTGGGGAATGATCTTGCGCCACTATACATATCTGTCATCTGACACATTTCACTCGGGCGTCACATTATTATTATCCTTTTAGATTCATTTTTGAGCACACAGTAAAATGCACTTTCTGATGTGCTCTTTCTTCAGAGAACAGCAGGACTGAGATGGCGTACGGTACGCCCAACGAACGGTACCATGTGAGCATGATGTGAACCGACCTCCTGCGGGCCGCCGGGCCTATAATATCAATGCCACTGCAGCATATGACGGCTGATTAGTCCCACAATACTGGTGGCCAGGCCCACAAGATGTTCAATTTTTGTCTTTCTCCCTATTTTTATCCTGTTAACTTGAGTGGGCCATCGATTCGATTGGTTTACGTGGGAAGGCTCGTGAGCGAAGAAACGAAAGCTCATTCAGGTGAATAATCAATGATGCCATGGGCCGGACAAGGCCGAAGATGGATTAATTCACGGCCACCGGTCACCGGCCGTCCGACCAGGTTTCGAGTCACGGAGAAAAGTAGGAAATTAACCGAGTAGAAATGAAAGTGGAGGCTCACGGTGGAGGCCGACCGACACTGAATGGAGCAGCTCCAACTGATCCATCGCGTTCTCACTACGATCCTCTAGTTAATGGCTGTTGATAATTTCTTGAACTCCATTCAACCATGGCATGGCTATCAAGTGGACGCACAAATGTAGAGGTATGTTGCAGCTTTCCTTTTGATCAGCAAAATGCTTTACCACTTAAGTGCTGGTTGCTGAACTACTTGTTTTACGGGCAGCTTATTGAGAACATGAAAAGCTCTGGCCTGATTCACTCTCCTCGAGTGGCAGCGGTGGGTTTGTTTCATTCCAAGTTTTGTTCAGTGGAAAGCTTAACTTCTGCactttctctttcctttgtAGGCTATGTTGAAGGTGGATAGAAAACACTACGTACCCCAACGTGCATTTGCCTATGAGGATTCGCCTCAGTAAGTGACCTGGTGGCGACGTTAATCTTCTTATGAACGCAATTACTCCAGGCGAATTGGATTTGGAGCAACTATATCTGCTCCGCACATGCATGCCCATGCATGTGAAAACCTAATTGAACTCCTGCCTGAGACCCAGAATGCTGGGGAAGAGCCTCCTCGAATCTTGGACGTGGGAAGCGGATCTGGTTATTGTAAGCTTCACACATTTCTCTGGCTCGCCAATGCCAAGCTAATGTTGACTGATAACCAGTAACTGCCGTCTTCCACTATCTATCACCCAAATCTCTAGTTGTCGGCATTGATCATATTCAAGGTCTGGTATCACAGTCGATACGCAACCTTGCCAATGATGGAGTCAAAGTCCTCGACAAGCATAAGATCGAAGGTGGAGGGGTTCTGATGCTTTGCGGTGATGGGCGAAAAGGATCTAAAGAATATGCCCCTTTCACAGTCATCCATGTTGGAGCAGCTGCTCCAGAATACCCTGAAGAATTGGTAGACCAAGTGGGTTAACTCTTTCGAAACCTTGGACGTGTAAACGAACTCCATTAATGTCGATTACAGCTAGCCAAGCCGGGAAGGATGTTTATTCCTGTTGGAAGAGGATCACAAGGTATTTAATTTTTTTCGAGGCTTTGAAGTGAGGTTTCTGATAGACGAGTCAGATGTGTGGCAAATCGATAAGTCAGTTAACGGTGATGTGACCAAGAAGAAGCTATTTGGAGTCATGGCAAGTGTAGTCTGATTGAGGTCCGCGTATTGCGCTAATGATAGAGATGGCAAAAAGTATGTTCCCCTTACGGATGCTGACAAGCAATGGCAAGAGTGATCACTAAATGTGCGCGGCCATTAAATATCCCACCAGACTAATGCGTGATATTTTGTACTATTAAAAATCAGTTATTGTTTGAAGTGTAACACTGTCTGTATTATAATTCAGCATACTAATATTCTGTATTCTGTATCTTGTTTTGTTCATCAGCACTTCTTATGGAGACGGAGACCCCTGGTTGGGATTATGGCATGCATACCATTTGAGTCATATACATGGAATCAAAGCTCGAATTGCTACACAATAGGTATCTATTACATTCGCATCCTAATTTCATTCCTCTTTGCAGGCGATACGGAATTCGCCAGCGTCCATATCCAAGCCCACTGAACACCAGAGCAGCTTCTACTTCACAATTCTGTCTCTCAGCTTTTTTACCATGCTGgttttcctcttcaattCCTTGACCTCCTTTAATTCTCCACTATCCAACTTATCTGAGTTGAATCTGACCTTCTCACGTCTATACCAGTAGTCATCAAAGTCATGCAGAACAGGTGCAACAGGAGGGGCTGCCGTCGTCCTTCTTGGAGAAGGGGTCGCCCCATAAGAAGCGGAACGAGTATGGTGTTCAGCTTCTCGCTGGAGTGCTCGAATAGCACGGGCCTTAGATGAAGGAGATTCCACAATGGTGTAGCCATTTTTTGAAGCCATGCTGGGGATCTCCTCCCTTTCTGAGGCACCGGTCATCGAACTTGGTTTGTCATCCTCAGCAACAGCAATcaaaccttcttctccgtAGGCTATAGAGGCTGAACTTGGTGGCTCCATTTGAGAAGCAGAGAGAGATGATCTCTTGTCTGAAGGCGACCTACCGGAGCCCTTGTCGAACAAATGAGGATAGCGTGCAGCAGTTGCGGATCCTGCAGAAGGAGATATTATATCATCACTCGGCACTTCAGACGACATAGGCGAAATCTCGCGGTTGGGCGAATAGGGTCGAGTGTCACGGGCCTGACCACGGAATGGTATGTTGGGATTTTCGCGCTACAATGAAAGAGAAAACAAATCAGCCCAACATGATCTATAGCACTGTAATTATATTTAATAGCATATGACAACGATTTAATATACAAAAAAGGAGGTGATGCGTCGTTCAAAAAAATCACTTCGACGCTACTGTACGCGCGCTGTGCGATGAAAGCCAGCTTTTCTTCCAACGAAAGCGCATCTATTTCGCGCAGAAGAGAAGGTACAAGGAATGAAGGTCTTAGGCTACGCTCCATTTTCCGAGCTTCACCACTCCGCCCTCCTTTCGGCACGGTATAAACCCAGGGCCATTATCTTCCACTGCTCCGCCCCTCATGCGACGATTGAGAGTCCTCGAGTTCTAACTCTGTTTCCTCAAATACGGGAGAATCCGTCAGGGCGGGACTGCGTGCAGACAACGAGGTAGACGACAAACGTGGACGATTGGGCGTCGTGTGGCCTTTCTCTGCAGCCGCGACGCCCGACAACCCTGTACTAACACTTATACTCTTTCCTCCGCTCATCCCCAGTCTCCCACTACTTCCACTTGAAAATGTTTGCTCAGATTCGGGTTTATGACGCACCATAGTTTTAATCTTTTGCATCAAGCTTTTAGTTCGCTTGATTCCGCCGGGAGGAACATTGGTCGCTGTGACGACGGCGCGAAGAGGTGGCGGTGATTCTAGAGTAGGCGACGTTGAATCTTCTTTGATGGGAGGAGTACGAGGATCGATACCAAGCCTAAATCCTGGAGAACGCATGGTGCGACCGATGGGAAGAGGCGCGGAAATAGATTCAGGGTTATAAATATCGTCGGTAACTACGTATAACGATCTTTAATCAATACAGGTGCTTCATTCAATCACGCATGAGCTTACTATCAATGGGCCCATCGTTGGGTGTGCCTCCGTAGTCTTCAAATGGCTCGGCTATAGGGCAATGAGCTTTTATGCTTTCTTTCTTCTGACAAGATGGCGTACGAGTATCAATTCCCCAAGCTGCCTTCAGAGCCTTCCTCTTGGACTCCCTTTCTCTCTGTCTCTCAATTCTTGCAAGCGTCACCTCATCTTGGggatcttcttcacctATGTTGGGGAAATACCCACCGTCGCTCGGCATACTGGTGGAGTATTGACCGGTGAGACCGTCACCTGCCGATCGACGACCAGTGGATATTCCTCGCGAAGGACGACGCCGGTCAGGTTCCGAAACGTCTCTGGGAGTGTCCTTTGCGGGGGGAACGGGAGGAGACAAAGAAATCGTACTGGGTCCGCGCGGTGGCGCGACGGGACTTTCTGGTTTTTCAAATGCCTTCATGGGAGCTTTCGTTGTGGGGAGGTTGGTGTTGCGAGACGGGGCAGCGGCATCATAGGGACCAGCGCTACGTAAATGATTAGTACTTCTCGCAATCGCTATTGCCAGGTTGACCTACTGATGCCACACTGTAAATCATGAATCAGTCTCGAGTCTCAAAAAAGTTCGAAGTCACGACTTACTGGCACTTCCCAATCCAGTGGGATCCCACGTATCGATAACATCTGCGTGTCTactccccttcttctcatcgACGCCTTTCCTCTGTCCCTCCATCAAAACCGCCATGCTGGGTGCGTCACCTGAAAGGCCGTATGAGTTCGTTGAAAGTGAGCGTCGCGTGCGGGCTTTATTTATTTGAGCTGAGGATGGGCTGGACCCGAGAAGATAACTGGTAGATGAGCTTGATGTTGTGGTGCTATAAAAATATACAGTCAAATAGGCAAAAAGATTATCGAAGCGGAGGTTGAGGTGTGACAGTTTGGCGCGAGAGTTGATTATTCCGTATATAGGGTAGATATAGTTATAATAAGGTGGAGCAGTTTTCGTTAGCTACAGAGTGCTTTTGATTATACCTGACGGAAAAAATAAGAGACGTAAAGACAATAGCAAAATGTGGTAGCCAGCAGGCTTGAGACATCCCTCGGTGCACCTCCTTTGACCCATTCCACGCCACCTTTGTGTCACAAACTCGTCCCGACATTCCAGAATGTCTGGCGATGACACACGACTGGCCAAGGGCAAAAGCCAAGGACTCCGCCAACAGCTCTCCAAACGATGCGACGCATGTAGCACAATGAAAGAAAAGCCATGAAACCTACCCAGTTTGCGCCCTTGAAAACTTGTTCCTTCTTGGTTGGACAGCACCATTTCCCTCTAGAGCAAAATTCCTGATGTCCGGGGGCTTAATAGCTCCTGTGCCGGCCGGCTCAAtttcatcctcctcgaAAGGATTCTTCAATTGCTGCATCCTTGCAGACGGAAGCGCGGGCTGAGCTGAGGCTGGGTCGGAAGCCATAGCGTCAAAGTTGTCGACTTCAGGCGACAAATCGTTGTAGGATGGCTTGTTAGGCTGGAAAACGTTGATAGGGCGAGGAGGATTAGGGGATGGTGTTCGTCGAGTGCCAGTATGGGTGTATGGATCGTCAAACTGTTGGGCAGACGAATAAGAGTTGTTGCCTCGGTTGGACCAGTCGGGGGATTTTATGTGGACTGAGTCGCGTACTGCTTCTGCAAGGTCTTGATTGATGTAGTCTGTGTTGGCAGACAGGAACTGATCCTTTGGCGGCGGTCGGGGAAGCATGTTGAAAGGGGCTGGGTGAGAAAGAGGCTGGCAGTTCCTTTGTTGTGCTTTGGTGCGAGTGGACGTGGGATATGGAAATGGTGGAAAGAGCGAGAAGAACGGCGGCTGTATGTATGTGTgaaagaggagatgatggagtAGGCTAAGGACTAAGTTGTCGTTTGATGCGTAGTGGGGCGGGTGGGGGGACGCGTCGGGGGCTCAGAGGCTCAATCGAGCTTTGGT is drawn from Cryptococcus gattii WM276 chromosome A, complete sequence and contains these coding sequences:
- a CDS encoding MFS transporter, putative (Similar to TIGR gene model, INSD accession AAW41596.1), with the translated sequence MLKLANSRDGSTPLPVTQIVVLMVVRLAEPISYTVIFPFINQMVEELQVTDNPDRVGFYSGLVLTVYSRIGRKPVLLLGLTGVTISGSLFGLSSSFWMMILFRSLSGALNGNVAVVKAAIGDITDESNSTEAFAMYGLTWTVGSMIGNAMGGLLSHPFERFPEWFGSVYLFQSYPYLFPCLVGAGLTVLGILFSLFFYSESLPGLSIPPISLSSTLFNESGLSRRLSWAIPFSFNRTSHHQRQVSMASLTSETETLVDSDTRDFLELRTGIKLVNENVEQAKITRWGFWELMRFKKVKIMTATVFLNSFVQGAWNAAVLLFLFDRNHGRISRIGQNFIDIILSLQASAIGIAMAVNGVWTITCQILFLNRLRQLFGVSLAYKLLSLGWPLVWIFMPLLRNVLTSTESPLSSLRDVPDTTTSHHRYHPVIYPEERAWPTTICLNLYLMFVTVVGMSSSLLMVLVNYASPDKTALGAINGIGTAAGCMARVIGPSSVSALFAFSMDGQVMGGRLWWIFMVGMSLVNFGVCSLVAPDSNGTFGDVSNEFDEEVELGSGMRERVGAE
- a CDS encoding uncharacterized protein (Similar to TIGR gene model, INSD accession AAW41595.1), coding for MAWLSSGRTNVELIENMKSSGLIHSPRVAAAMLKVDRKHYVPQRAFAYEDSPQRIGFGATISAPHMHAHACENLIELLPETQNAGEEPPRILDVGSGSGYLTAVFHYLSPKSLVVGIDHIQGLVSQSIRNLANDGVKVLDKHKIEGGGVLMLCGDGRKGSKEYAPFTVIHVGAAAPEYPEELVDQLAKPGRMFIPVGRGSQDVWQIDKSVNGDVTKKKLFGVMASVV
- a CDS encoding Hypothetical Protein (Similar to TIGR gene model, INSD accession AAW41594.1), with protein sequence MLPRPPPKDQFLSANTDYINQDLAEAVRDSVHIKSPDWSNRGNNSYSSAQQFDDPYTHTGTRRTPSPNPPRPINVFQPNKPSYNDLSPEVDNFDAMASDPASAQPALPSARMQQLKNPFEEDEIEPAGTGAIKPPDIRNFALEGNGAVQPRRNKFSRAQTGTTTSSSSTSYLLGSSPSSAQINKARTRRSLSTNSYGLSGDAPSMAVLMEGQRKGVDEKKGSRHADVIDTWDPTGLGSAMWHHAGPYDAAAPSRNTNLPTTKAPMKAFEKPESPVAPPRGPSTISLSPPVPPAKDTPRDVSEPDRRRPSRGISTGRRSAGDGLTGQYSTSMPSDGGYFPNIGEEDPQDEVTLARIERQRERESKRKALKAAWGIDTPEPFEDYGGTPNDGPIDRFRLGIDPRTPPIKEDSTSPTLESPPPLRAVVTATNVPPGGIKRTKSLMQKIKTMRENPNIPFRGQARDTRPYSPNREISPMSSEVPSDDIISPSAGSATAARYPHLFDKGSGRSPSDKRSSLSASQMEPPSSASIAYGEEGLIAVAEDDKPSSMTGASEREEIPSMASKNGYTIVESPSSKARAIRALQREAEHHTRSASYGATPSPRRTTAAPPVAPVLHDFDDYWYRREKVRFNSDKLDSGELKEVKELKRKTSMVKKLRDRIVK